A section of the Pimelobacter simplex genome encodes:
- a CDS encoding TIGR03084 family metal-binding protein, with translation MSVLDDVIADLSAEGDQLRTTVAALDADAWRTTTPAEGWDVATTVAHLLWTDEVAVLAAGALADDAGKQAWDAVVLLAIEDPTGFVDTEALRIGAAAPDELLARWDAARPALVQALRDYPDGAKMPWFGPPMAPTSMATARFMETWAHALDVYDALGVRPEVTDRIKHVAHIGVRTRNFAYANNGLDAPAEEFRVELTAPSGALWTWGPPDAPQRVSGASYEFCQLVTQRIHRDDTGLKAVGDDAEKWLTIAQAFAGPAGGGRDPR, from the coding sequence ATGAGTGTCCTCGACGACGTGATCGCCGACCTGAGTGCCGAGGGCGACCAGCTCCGTACGACGGTCGCCGCCCTCGACGCCGACGCCTGGCGCACGACCACGCCGGCCGAGGGGTGGGACGTCGCGACGACGGTCGCGCACCTGCTCTGGACCGACGAGGTCGCCGTCCTCGCCGCCGGTGCGCTCGCCGACGACGCCGGCAAGCAGGCCTGGGACGCCGTCGTCCTGCTGGCGATCGAGGACCCGACCGGCTTCGTCGACACCGAGGCGCTGCGCATCGGCGCGGCGGCTCCCGACGAGCTCCTCGCCCGCTGGGACGCCGCCCGGCCGGCGCTCGTCCAGGCCCTGCGCGACTACCCGGACGGCGCGAAGATGCCGTGGTTCGGGCCCCCGATGGCGCCGACCTCGATGGCGACCGCGCGGTTCATGGAGACCTGGGCCCACGCGCTCGACGTGTACGACGCGCTCGGCGTACGGCCCGAGGTGACCGACCGGATCAAGCACGTCGCCCACATCGGCGTCCGCACCCGCAACTTCGCCTACGCCAACAACGGGCTCGACGCCCCCGCCGAGGAGTTCCGGGTCGAGCTGACCGCGCCCTCTGGAGCCCTGTGGACCTGGGGACCACCTGACGCTCCGCAGAGGGTGAGTGGAGCCTCCTACGAGTTCTGCCAGCTCGTCACCCAGCGCATCCACCGCGACGACACCGGCCTCAAGGCGGTCGGTGACGACGCCGAGAAGTGGCTGACCATCGCCCAGGCCTTCGCCGGCCCGGCCGGCGGCGGGAGGGACCCCCGATGA
- a CDS encoding TetR/AcrR family transcriptional regulator has protein sequence MSATTRVPQEERTRVMRQRLMDATVELLVEKGFGGTTTTLVSERAGVSRGAQLHHFPTKNDLVVAAVAHLTAIRGSDLEAAVARLPQGEGRTEAVVQMLGDHFASDVFTAALELWVAARTDATLHEAVAPLEQHLGRETHRLTVELLGIDEARSGARELVQATLDLVRGLGLANTLGDDARRRRRILTEWARTLDAALRNPQGDDA, from the coding sequence GTGAGCGCCACCACCCGCGTCCCCCAGGAGGAGCGGACCCGCGTCATGCGGCAGCGGCTGATGGACGCGACGGTCGAGCTGCTCGTCGAGAAGGGCTTCGGCGGTACGACGACCACCCTCGTCTCCGAGCGCGCCGGCGTGAGCCGCGGCGCCCAGCTGCACCACTTCCCGACCAAGAACGACCTCGTGGTCGCGGCGGTCGCTCACCTGACCGCGATCCGGGGTTCCGACCTGGAGGCCGCGGTCGCGCGGCTGCCTCAGGGGGAGGGGCGGACCGAGGCGGTCGTGCAGATGCTGGGCGACCACTTCGCCTCCGACGTGTTCACCGCGGCGCTCGAGCTCTGGGTCGCGGCCCGGACCGATGCGACGCTGCACGAGGCGGTCGCGCCGCTGGAGCAGCACCTCGGGCGCGAGACCCACCGGCTCACGGTCGAGCTGCTCGGGATCGACGAGGCGCGGTCCGGGGCGCGGGAGCTGGTGCAGGCGACGCTCGACCTGGTCCGCGGTCTGGGGCTGGCCAACACGCTCGGTGACGACGCCCGCCGTCGCCGCCGGATCCTCACCGAGTGGGCGCGCACGCTCGATGCCGCGCTCCGCAACCCGCAAGGAGACGACGCATGA
- the yidC gene encoding membrane protein insertase YidC, with product MSPLAPLSPALASIVAGTHSLAAALGLDPAGGAAWLLSIAGVVVVVRLALLPLVVRGVRQAHAGARARPHLKELTDRYRGKTDPDSMRAFLAARREVNAEHGISRLGCLPLLLQIPVWMALYHLLSRVADGAAVGALTPALVASFGAATLVGVPLTAHGYLGGGAAHLAVVAALAGTAAALSFVTQRYLVAPTTLAADLPDAMARAQQLAPVLSAGGMLVAGGVVPVALLVYWVCNAVWTLGQSAVVLRWFPTPGSPAALARARAAARG from the coding sequence ATGTCCCCTCTCGCCCCGCTGTCCCCTGCCCTCGCGAGCATCGTCGCGGGCACCCACTCCCTCGCTGCCGCACTCGGCCTCGACCCCGCGGGTGGCGCCGCCTGGCTGCTGAGCATCGCGGGGGTGGTGGTCGTCGTACGGCTGGCGCTGCTGCCGCTCGTGGTGCGCGGTGTCCGCCAGGCACACGCCGGAGCACGCGCCCGGCCGCACCTGAAGGAGCTCACCGACCGCTACCGCGGCAAGACCGATCCCGACAGCATGCGCGCCTTCCTCGCCGCCCGGCGCGAGGTCAACGCCGAGCACGGGATCTCCCGGCTGGGGTGCCTGCCCCTGCTCCTGCAGATCCCGGTCTGGATGGCGCTCTACCACCTGCTCTCCCGGGTCGCGGACGGCGCCGCGGTGGGTGCGCTCACGCCGGCGCTCGTGGCCTCGTTCGGCGCGGCGACGCTGGTCGGCGTACCGCTGACGGCGCACGGGTACCTCGGCGGCGGGGCGGCACACCTGGCGGTCGTCGCCGCCCTGGCCGGTACGGCGGCCGCGCTGAGCTTCGTGACCCAGCGCTACCTGGTCGCGCCCACCACCCTCGCCGCGGACCTGCCCGACGCGATGGCCCGGGCCCAGCAGCTCGCGCCGGTGCTGTCGGCCGGCGGGATGCTCGTCGCCGGCGGGGTGGTCCCGGTCGCGCTGCTCGTCTACTGGGTCTGCAATGCCGTATGGACGCTGGGTCAGAGCGCCGTCGTGCTGCGGTGGTTCCCGACGCCGGGCTCACCGGCCGCCCTGGCCCGGGCCCGGGCCGCGGCGCGGGGGTGA
- a CDS encoding FtsX-like permease family protein, whose product MSATGSSLGGWRVALRLARREAWRRKGQTLLMLVLICGPVMAVSAATVVWRTSDVSSAESVTRVMGGAEALLTPQQTRDVAQEFDPADGTSWGADNETPATEAEIRTVLGERPLLPVRHESSDYRTDHGIAGTNLLVVDLRHPLAEGLFRLAEGRFPRAKDEVVVNAALADRGPGLGEKLVLEQRAPDGTKVPRELRIVGVGDYADSRTRAWAGVLPGAVGEPTADDGPPDLLVGGAPVTWSDVLRLNELGVLVASRQVLTDPPPESALAPDMRGGDDGDNTALTVLGLVVAMVLLEVVLLAGPAFAVRARAQAHTLALVAASGGTPAQARRTVLASGVVVGLIGGVLGVVLGIAGSTLAIPIAQRLDAAWFGPFEVPWALLALVAGFGFVSAVLAAVVPAFAASRQDVVAVLAGRRGEGRPSRRSPVVGLVLIGLGVAGSVVGSRPGGGSSALLVGASAIISVVGMIFLVPVVVAGLARLAARLPLPLRFAARDAARHRMRTVPAIAAVGATVAGVIALGIAVSSQAASDEQGYAPMLPIGYGAVPLPTDATPANVDEVEEILRKGLPDAPRERVTGVVMDSEEHSLDIGLAHGDQRVNTSYLGMLGTSYVVADGLPDYLGTRSDDRAAADRVLADGGIVVLRNRNENALPADRLTVEVGEVPFGGGEITNLRKADLPAVAARVPERSSPVAAVLSPAAAEKLRLPTATTAFAVRPTIERAALKNVNEQLAASPANVELQVERGYQPDAATQIIKLVLAVLGGILMLGGTLTATFLALSDARPDFATMAAVGARPRTRRGVAASYALVVGLVGALLGAPIGFIPGVAISRPLTYDDATSSTLLEIPWPLLGAVVLGLPLLTALIVGAAARSRLPLAARVD is encoded by the coding sequence ATGAGCGCCACGGGAAGCAGCCTCGGCGGCTGGCGGGTCGCGCTGCGCCTGGCCCGCCGCGAGGCCTGGCGGCGCAAGGGGCAGACCCTGCTCATGCTGGTCCTCATCTGCGGGCCGGTCATGGCGGTGTCCGCCGCGACGGTCGTGTGGCGTACGTCGGACGTCAGCTCCGCCGAGAGCGTCACCCGGGTGATGGGCGGCGCGGAGGCGTTGCTGACCCCGCAGCAGACCCGCGACGTGGCGCAGGAGTTCGACCCCGCCGACGGCACGTCCTGGGGCGCCGACAACGAGACCCCGGCGACCGAGGCCGAGATCCGCACGGTGCTCGGGGAGCGGCCGCTGCTGCCGGTGCGCCACGAGTCCTCCGACTACCGCACCGACCACGGCATCGCCGGCACGAACCTGCTCGTGGTGGACCTGCGGCACCCGCTCGCCGAGGGGCTGTTCCGGCTCGCCGAGGGGCGCTTCCCCCGCGCCAAGGACGAGGTCGTGGTCAACGCGGCCCTCGCCGACCGCGGTCCGGGGCTGGGCGAGAAGCTCGTGCTCGAGCAGCGTGCCCCCGACGGCACCAAGGTCCCGCGCGAGCTGCGCATCGTCGGCGTCGGCGACTACGCCGACAGCCGGACCCGTGCCTGGGCGGGCGTGCTGCCCGGAGCGGTCGGCGAGCCGACGGCCGACGACGGTCCGCCCGACCTGCTCGTCGGCGGTGCTCCGGTGACCTGGTCCGACGTGCTCAGGCTCAACGAGCTCGGTGTCCTCGTCGCCTCGCGCCAGGTCCTCACCGACCCGCCGCCGGAGTCCGCGCTGGCCCCCGACATGCGCGGCGGCGACGACGGCGACAACACCGCGCTCACCGTGCTCGGGCTGGTCGTCGCGATGGTGCTGCTCGAGGTCGTGCTGCTGGCCGGACCGGCGTTCGCGGTCCGGGCGCGCGCCCAGGCTCACACGCTCGCCCTCGTCGCGGCCAGCGGCGGGACGCCGGCCCAGGCGCGGCGTACCGTCCTCGCCTCCGGCGTCGTCGTCGGTCTGATCGGCGGGGTGCTCGGCGTGGTCCTCGGGATCGCCGGCTCGACGCTCGCGATACCGATCGCGCAGCGGCTCGACGCCGCCTGGTTCGGTCCCTTCGAGGTGCCGTGGGCGCTGCTCGCGCTGGTCGCCGGGTTCGGGTTCGTGTCCGCGGTGCTCGCGGCCGTCGTCCCCGCGTTCGCGGCCTCGCGCCAGGACGTCGTCGCCGTGCTCGCCGGTCGTCGTGGCGAGGGCCGGCCCTCGCGCCGCTCGCCGGTGGTCGGCCTGGTCCTGATCGGGCTCGGTGTGGCCGGCTCCGTGGTGGGCTCGCGGCCCGGTGGCGGCAGCTCCGCGCTGCTCGTCGGCGCCTCCGCGATCATCTCCGTGGTCGGCATGATCTTCCTGGTCCCGGTCGTCGTGGCGGGCCTCGCCCGGCTCGCCGCCCGGCTCCCGCTGCCCCTGCGCTTCGCCGCCCGCGACGCGGCCCGGCACCGGATGCGTACCGTCCCGGCGATCGCCGCCGTCGGCGCCACCGTCGCCGGCGTGATCGCGCTCGGCATCGCGGTCTCCAGCCAGGCGGCCTCCGACGAGCAGGGCTACGCGCCGATGCTGCCGATCGGCTACGGCGCCGTGCCGCTGCCGACCGACGCCACCCCCGCGAACGTGGACGAGGTCGAGGAGATCCTGCGCAAGGGCCTGCCCGACGCCCCGCGCGAGCGGGTCACCGGCGTCGTGATGGACAGCGAGGAGCACTCGCTCGACATCGGCCTCGCGCACGGCGACCAGCGCGTGAACACCAGCTACCTCGGGATGCTCGGGACGTCGTACGTCGTCGCGGACGGGCTGCCCGACTACCTCGGCACCCGCAGCGACGATCGCGCCGCGGCCGACCGGGTGCTCGCCGACGGCGGGATCGTCGTGCTGCGCAACCGCAACGAGAACGCGCTGCCCGCGGACCGGTTGACGGTCGAGGTCGGCGAGGTGCCGTTCGGGGGCGGCGAGATCACGAACCTGCGCAAGGCCGACCTCCCGGCCGTCGCCGCGCGGGTCCCCGAGCGCTCGTCGCCCGTGGCTGCGGTGCTCTCGCCCGCGGCCGCCGAGAAGCTGCGGCTGCCGACCGCGACGACCGCGTTCGCCGTACGGCCGACGATCGAGCGGGCCGCCCTCAAGAACGTCAACGAGCAGCTCGCCGCCAGCCCCGCCAACGTGGAGCTGCAGGTCGAGCGCGGCTACCAGCCCGACGCCGCGACCCAGATCATCAAGCTGGTCCTCGCGGTGCTCGGCGGGATCCTCATGCTCGGCGGCACCCTGACGGCGACCTTCCTCGCCCTCTCCGACGCCCGGCCCGACTTCGCCACCATGGCGGCCGTCGGTGCCCGGCCCCGGACGCGGCGCGGGGTGGCGGCATCGTACGCGCTGGTGGTGGGGCTCGTCGGTGCGCTCCTGGGCGCCCCGATCGGCTTCATCCCGGGGGTCGCGATCAGTCGTCCGCTGACCTACGACGACGCCACCAGCAGCACCCTCCTCGAGATCCCGTGGCCCCTCCTGGGCGCCGTGGTCCTCGGGTTGCCGCTGCTGACCGCGCTCATCGTGGGGGCCGCGGCCCGGAGCCGGTTGCCGCTCGCCGCCCGCGTCGACTGA
- a CDS encoding ABC transporter ATP-binding protein, translating into MTAVLQLTDVVRVHGEAPHEVQALRGVSFAAYAGELVAVMGPSGSGKSTLLTIAGGLDQPTSGAVTVEGTDLARLGQADRARMRRTSIGYVFQGFNLIPALTATENVALPRELDGVPARQARAEALQALEEVGIPHLADRFPDDMSGGQQQRVAIARAVVAERRLILADEPTGALDTETGEEILRLLRARCDAGAAGVLVTHEARHAAWADRVVFLRDGVVVDETGTDRAETLTEPAAR; encoded by the coding sequence ATGACCGCCGTCCTGCAGCTCACCGATGTCGTCCGCGTGCACGGCGAGGCGCCCCACGAGGTCCAGGCGCTGCGCGGCGTCTCCTTCGCCGCGTACGCCGGCGAGCTGGTCGCCGTGATGGGCCCCTCGGGCTCGGGCAAGTCCACCCTGCTCACCATCGCCGGCGGGCTCGACCAGCCCACGAGCGGCGCGGTCACCGTCGAGGGCACCGACCTGGCCCGGCTCGGCCAGGCGGACCGGGCGCGGATGCGGCGCACGTCGATCGGCTACGTCTTCCAGGGGTTCAACCTGATCCCCGCGCTGACCGCCACCGAGAACGTCGCGCTCCCGCGCGAGCTCGACGGCGTCCCCGCGCGCCAGGCGCGGGCCGAGGCGCTCCAGGCGCTCGAGGAGGTCGGCATCCCCCACCTCGCCGACCGCTTCCCCGACGACATGTCCGGTGGTCAGCAGCAGCGGGTCGCGATCGCGCGTGCGGTCGTCGCCGAGCGGCGCCTGATCCTCGCCGACGAGCCCACGGGCGCGCTCGACACCGAGACCGGCGAGGAGATCCTGCGCCTGCTCCGGGCGCGCTGCGACGCCGGTGCGGCCGGCGTCCTGGTCACCCACGAGGCGCGCCACGCGGCGTGGGCCGACCGGGTGGTGTTCCTGCGCGACGGCGTGGTGGTCGACGAGACCGGTACCGACCGGGCCGAGACCCTGACCGAGCCCGCGGCCCGATGA